The region TAAAAATGTATTAATTTTAGAAATGATTTCGCCGAGGACTTTATCTGATAATTTTCCATCATGAAGATAAAGAATGTCGATGTCAGAGTAGGGTGCGAGTTCCCGCCGACCATAGCCACCGACAGCAATCAAACAAAGATGGTCTTTTAAAGGGATTCCTTCCGACACTTCGTTGAAGAGAGTGCGAATGGATTCGTCGACAAGATTACTCAATTGGCGTGTAAAAAGCCTACCAGATGAAACTGTTTTGGCTTTTGGGAACGTCCGTTGCAGTTTTGCCTTGAGTTCTGATTTCATCATGTTAAGATGTGTTCCTACCTTATTGGACAACTTTAACATGAATCCGAAGATTAAAATCACAATTCAGTTTATTTTCAGTCATCTTTGCGCCTATCTCCTTGTTTCCATTCCCTACTTTCAATTGGTGATGAAAGAATATTATGAGGGAGATACAGCGGTTTTCCGATGGTTTCTTGTCACAGCAAGTGACGGTGCTGCTTGGTCGAGAGCCATGTCTTGGTTGTTCCCGGCCCTTATTTTTCAAGCTGTCCTTATGGTTAGTTTTCTAATTCTGATTTGGGACTGGTTTTGTTTGCAGACCTTCGGTAAACAAATGTTTGTTTTAGTTTGGATGCGGACAGTTCTTGGTGGACTTGCTGCCATTTCCCCTGCTGTCGGAAGTTTAGAAGGGATGGTATTTATGATTCCTGAAATTTCTATTTCGATCCATCTTTATGTAGCTTTTGAAATCTTTTTGCAGTCAGTTGTCCAAGCAGGAATTTTCCTTGGTTTAGTGAATCGGTGGAAAACAAACTCAAAAACTGACTAAGGTCATAGGGAAAATAGAATTAAATTTTAAAACACCAAATAATATATTAAATTGAGATCTTGTTTTATGCACATTCGTAATCTTCAAATTCCAATGGTTTCGATTCCAAACTTGTTTGGTTTCGTAAATAAAAAAGTGGTGATTTTATTTATCGGAATTTTTTGTCTTTCCACCAATGTTTTGTTTGCTGATGGATGGGAATCTTCCCTTTGGAAAGATAAAACTTATCGTAACCAAAGAGTTTCAAGCGCAGATCCAACCAACGGAAACGATGACTTCATCAAAATTCCAAAGAAAAAAACAATCACGATTGCAGAGATCAAAACAAGAGGAGTCATCAAACACATTTGGATGACCCTTGCCAGTAAAGATGTAATGGCCAGAAAAAATGCAGTGATTCGGATGTATTGGGACAACCAACCCCATCCTTCCGTGGAAGTTCCGTTAGGCGAATTTTTTGGGCAAGGTTGGGGAGAAGAATACATAATGAATTCGGCACCACTTGTGGCCGCTCCCAAAAAAGGAAAGTCAATGAACTCTTACTTTCCTATGCCTTTTGAATCCGGTGCCAAAATAGAAATTGAAAATGAATCAGACGAAGACATCAGCAACTTTTATTTTTACATTGATTATGAAGAATGGAAAGAACCTTTAAATTCGAATTTACGTTTTCATGCGCAGTGGAACCGGTCAGTGACTCAACCTAACACAACGAATGGGAAAGAAAACGAGTGGGGACTTCTCGGAGAAACGGAAAAAACTGTATTTAAAAAGGAAAATTACTTCTCAGTTCTCGAAACGGAAGGCAAAGGCCAGTTTGTTGGTCTCAATTTGTATGTCGATTCCCCAACACCACTTTGGTATGGAGAAGGAGATGATTTGATTTTCATTGATGGAAACCAAACGGAAGCCAATTTAAAAGGAACTGGAACCGAAGATGTTTTTAACACAGCTTGGTCACCAAAAGAAATCTTTATGCATCCATACTTCGGATATCCACGAGTTTCTGATTCTGTTGGTTGGTTAGGCAGAACACATTTGTATAGATTTTGGGTGGAATCCCCTATTCGTTTTGAAAAAAATTTCCTATTCTTATTAGAACATGGGCATGCAAATTCCTTGACCTTAGATTTAATCTCTGTTGCTTATTGGTATCAGAGTCTGAATTCAAAACCAATGAAGGTTTTGCCGAAAAAAGAATTCCGAACCAATAAACCGGAAATTAATTTTCGTCACATCCATAAGTGGCGGGATTCATTCCGAAGCGAAAAAGGTTATGGGGAAATTTGGGGTTATGAATGAGATTTATTCAGATATGTTTGCGAGAGAAATTGTCTCTCAATCCATCGATGCGATCGTAGTTTTAGATACGAATAACAAAATACTATTTAGCAATTTAGCATTACAATCGTTAACTGGTTTTTCCAATGACGAGTTAACTGGAAAAACGTTTTCTTTTCTTTTTCCTCCCAATGAAAAAGGGGAACAAAGTTCTATCGAATCTTTTATTAGTTCCAAAGACACTCATTACATCGCAGGGTTTTTAAAAGAACTGGAACTTGTCACTAAACCAAAAGGCACCATTCCTGTGGAAATTCGGGCCTTTACCATTCGTAACGAAAACCAAATGTTCTATGCGGCCATCATTCGAGATGTTCGCGAACGAAGACGTCTGGAAGAACAAAAAAATGTTCTCATTAGTAGTTTGAAACGTTTGGCCTATATGGATGAACTCACCATGCTACCGAACCGCCGTTCCTTTTCAGAAAGTTTGCAAAAAACAGTCGCTACTGTCAAACGTCGCAACAGGGAATCGGTGCTTGCGGTGCTAGATATCGATCATTTCAAAGTCATCAACGATACCTATGGACATGACATCGGGGATTTGGTTCTCAAAAAAATGGCCAATATCTTTGTGGATTGCCTGAGAGAAGAGGATACCGTGGGAAGGATTGGGGGAGAAGAGTTCGGTTGTATCCTGCCTGACACAACTACAGAAGGAGCGACGATTGTTCTCGATCGCCTTCGGGAATCGGTAGAAAACCATCGTTTTTTCATCTTTGATAACTATTACCTCAACATCACTCTGAGCATTGGATACACCAAAGTGCACCCCATCCAAAAACCAGAAGAGATTTTGAAATTGGCAGACATCGCACTCTACCAAGCGAAGAATCATGGCCGAAATCGGATCCAAGTCTACCCTGTGTGACATAATTTTAGCAGATTCTCACAAACTCTGCTAAAATTCCAGACTCCAATCATCTTCCTGCTTGACGAAAAAATCCCAAATCCATAAACTTTAAGCATAGATTGGCACTCTAATCATCAGAGTGCTAAAGGAAGTGCCAGAAGGATATGGATCTATCCCCTAGACATCGATCTATTTTGAAAGCCTTGGTTGAGGAATTTGTATCGGACAACAAACCGGTCGGATCCAAAACCCTTTCTGAAAAATACGATATCGGTGTTTCCCCAGCCACCATCCGCTCTTGTTTGGCGGAACTGGAAGAGATGGGTTTCATCGTGGCAAGGCATACATCTGGCGGTCGTGTTCCCACAGAACGTGGCTACCGGTTGTATGTGGATAGTCTTGTAACTCTTTTTGAGTTAACCATGCGGGAGAAACAAAGGATCCAGGAAGAGTATCTTCGGATGCAATTTCGATTGGACCAAGTTCTCATTGCCACATCCAAAGTTTTGGCTTCCCTTTCGCAATCAGCGAGTGTGGTTCTAGGCCCTGAAGGGTCACTCGATACACTCAAACACATTGAACTCATCCATGTAAATGGTGGAGAAGTTCTTATGATCCTTGTGATGCGGTCAGGTACGGTGCTCAATCGAAATATCTTTTTCGATTACCATATCTCACAAGAGACCTTGTACCAAATCTCAAGGTATTTGAATGATAACGTCAAAGGTTTTGATGTTCATGAAATTCAAAGTAATCTGATCCCTCAGATGATGATGAAAAAGGAAGGTCCAGA is a window of Leptospira kanakyensis DNA encoding:
- a CDS encoding glycoside hydrolase family 172 protein, producing the protein MHIRNLQIPMVSIPNLFGFVNKKVVILFIGIFCLSTNVLFADGWESSLWKDKTYRNQRVSSADPTNGNDDFIKIPKKKTITIAEIKTRGVIKHIWMTLASKDVMARKNAVIRMYWDNQPHPSVEVPLGEFFGQGWGEEYIMNSAPLVAAPKKGKSMNSYFPMPFESGAKIEIENESDEDISNFYFYIDYEEWKEPLNSNLRFHAQWNRSVTQPNTTNGKENEWGLLGETEKTVFKKENYFSVLETEGKGQFVGLNLYVDSPTPLWYGEGDDLIFIDGNQTEANLKGTGTEDVFNTAWSPKEIFMHPYFGYPRVSDSVGWLGRTHLYRFWVESPIRFEKNFLFLLEHGHANSLTLDLISVAYWYQSLNSKPMKVLPKKEFRTNKPEINFRHIHKWRDSFRSEKGYGEIWGYE
- a CDS encoding sensor domain-containing diguanylate cyclase, with the translated sequence MNEIYSDMFAREIVSQSIDAIVVLDTNNKILFSNLALQSLTGFSNDELTGKTFSFLFPPNEKGEQSSIESFISSKDTHYIAGFLKELELVTKPKGTIPVEIRAFTIRNENQMFYAAIIRDVRERRRLEEQKNVLISSLKRLAYMDELTMLPNRRSFSESLQKTVATVKRRNRESVLAVLDIDHFKVINDTYGHDIGDLVLKKMANIFVDCLREEDTVGRIGGEEFGCILPDTTTEGATIVLDRLRESVENHRFFIFDNYYLNITLSIGYTKVHPIQKPEEILKLADIALYQAKNHGRNRIQVYPV
- the hrcA gene encoding heat-inducible transcriptional repressor HrcA; amino-acid sequence: MDLSPRHRSILKALVEEFVSDNKPVGSKTLSEKYDIGVSPATIRSCLAELEEMGFIVARHTSGGRVPTERGYRLYVDSLVTLFELTMREKQRIQEEYLRMQFRLDQVLIATSKVLASLSQSASVVLGPEGSLDTLKHIELIHVNGGEVLMILVMRSGTVLNRNIFFDYHISQETLYQISRYLNDNVKGFDVHEIQSNLIPQMMMKKEGPEGFSQFAPSIARAMGSDSLSVDNLYIDGLKNLYENFKDEEEQLENILHLFDEKQFLKEFFSDYVPMDGVYTIIGKDGNAKLGGVTIITTNYRMGEKRIGSMGIIGPQRMNYNKALPLIEFTSKLVSEMITKLSR